Proteins from a single region of Chryseobacterium scophthalmum:
- the hemH gene encoding ferrochelatase encodes MKGILLVNLGSPRSTSVPDVREYLDEFLMDEKVIDYRWFFRALLVQGIILNTRPAKSAEAYKTVWTDEGSPLIVITQRIQKKLQKLVDVPVEIGMRYAQPSIEAGIQKLVDQGVSEIVLFPLYPQYAMSTTETVIEKAEEVRKKKFPGIKINYIQPFYNREIYIDCLAESIREKLPENFDALQFSYHGVPERHIYKTDPTNTCNLNDCCSRENNPSHQFCYRHQCFDVTNSVIKKLGLPKEKVMVTFQSRLGKDKWMEPYTDETLETIGKKGIKNLAIVCPAFVSDCLETLEEISVEGKHQFEHGGGENFHYIPCLNDEDRWIDVVKILCEEKLNEFYLV; translated from the coding sequence ATGAAAGGAATATTATTAGTCAATCTCGGTTCACCAAGATCAACGTCTGTACCCGATGTAAGAGAATATCTTGATGAGTTTTTGATGGACGAAAAGGTAATTGATTACCGATGGTTTTTCCGTGCACTTTTGGTGCAGGGAATTATTTTAAATACAAGACCCGCAAAATCTGCAGAAGCCTACAAAACGGTTTGGACAGATGAAGGCTCTCCATTGATTGTGATCACTCAGAGAATTCAGAAAAAACTTCAAAAGCTGGTTGATGTTCCGGTAGAAATCGGGATGCGATATGCACAACCAAGTATTGAAGCTGGAATTCAAAAATTAGTTGATCAGGGAGTTTCGGAAATTGTCCTTTTCCCTTTGTATCCGCAATATGCGATGAGTACAACAGAAACGGTGATTGAAAAAGCAGAGGAAGTAAGAAAAAAGAAATTCCCCGGAATTAAAATCAATTACATTCAACCTTTTTACAATAGAGAGATCTACATCGACTGTCTTGCAGAAAGCATCAGAGAAAAACTTCCTGAAAATTTTGACGCATTACAGTTTTCTTATCACGGAGTTCCGGAAAGACATATTTATAAGACCGACCCTACCAATACGTGCAATTTGAACGACTGTTGTTCCAGAGAAAACAATCCAAGTCATCAGTTTTGTTATCGCCATCAATGTTTTGATGTGACCAATTCTGTGATTAAAAAATTAGGTTTACCGAAAGAAAAAGTGATGGTTACTTTCCAGTCAAGATTAGGAAAAGACAAGTGGATGGAGCCTTATACTGATGAAACTTTAGAAACAATCGGTAAAAAAGGAATTAAAAACCTTGCTATTGTTTGTCCGGCTTTCGTTTCTGACTGTCTTGAAACTTTGGAAGAAATTTCTGTAGAAGGAAAACATCAGTTTGAGCATGGTGGTGGTGAAAATTTCCATTACATTCCTTGTCTGAATGATGAAGACCGATGGATCGATGTGGTAAAAATACTGTGCGAAGAAAAGCTTAATGAGTTTTATTTAGTTTAA
- a CDS encoding type IX secretion system plug protein encodes MKTLQIFLLSLGSLAFGQNIQSIQLFNPQTNDETPVITMNQQLVLSFDDLTNSSELYRYTIKHFDRNWEDDNLFFSEIANGSMNALLDQFQYSFNTLQAYTHYTLKFPNEKMQPKISGNFELIVYKSSVDQPLFKRRFSIVEENVNLALNISRIADAKNPNINQRVEVQAVSKAGDLTSNVNSMTLTVMQNNNPNMKITNQKPSATMGNQLLFQQLGLAFPGNNEFYYFDNKNMKLAADMVRETGIVDGVNQTYLHPVWAYPLNYQYQPDVNGAWYYRRNDLGLERDAAREADYAWVHFSLDSDLMDKELYVVGGFNDFKATKEFQMHYDEAAKKYVAKIYMKQGFYNYILATKEANGSLNLGEINGNFWQTENLYQAFLYYKPFGRNYDGLAGYGEFRTPVR; translated from the coding sequence ATGAAAACGTTGCAGATATTTTTACTCAGTTTAGGTTCGCTGGCTTTCGGGCAGAACATTCAAAGTATTCAGTTGTTTAATCCTCAGACCAATGACGAAACGCCGGTTATCACGATGAATCAGCAATTGGTATTGAGTTTTGACGATTTAACCAATTCAAGTGAATTGTACCGTTACACCATCAAACATTTCGACAGAAACTGGGAAGATGACAATCTTTTTTTTAGTGAAATTGCCAATGGTTCGATGAATGCTTTGCTGGATCAGTTTCAGTATTCTTTTAATACGCTTCAGGCTTATACTCATTATACTTTAAAGTTTCCGAATGAGAAAATGCAGCCAAAAATCTCAGGAAATTTTGAATTGATTGTTTACAAAAGTTCGGTAGATCAGCCGCTTTTCAAAAGGAGGTTTTCTATTGTTGAAGAAAATGTAAATTTAGCACTGAATATTTCAAGAATTGCAGACGCTAAAAATCCAAATATCAACCAAAGGGTAGAAGTACAGGCTGTTTCAAAAGCCGGAGATCTTACTTCGAATGTAAATTCAATGACACTTACCGTGATGCAGAATAACAACCCGAATATGAAGATTACGAATCAGAAACCAAGCGCAACGATGGGAAATCAATTACTTTTTCAACAGTTGGGTCTTGCTTTTCCCGGAAATAACGAGTTTTATTATTTTGATAATAAAAACATGAAACTTGCAGCAGATATGGTTCGTGAAACTGGAATTGTTGACGGAGTTAACCAAACGTATCTTCATCCGGTTTGGGCGTATCCTTTAAATTACCAATATCAACCGGATGTAAACGGAGCTTGGTATTACAGAAGAAATGATTTGGGATTAGAAAGAGATGCGGCTCGTGAAGCTGATTATGCTTGGGTGCATTTTTCTTTAGATTCTGATTTGATGGATAAAGAACTCTATGTTGTGGGAGGGTTTAATGATTTTAAAGCGACCAAAGAATTTCAAATGCATTACGATGAAGCCGCTAAGAAATATGTTGCTAAAATTTATATGAAGCAAGGTTTTTACAATTATATTTTAGCGACAAAAGAAGCGAATGGTTCTTTAAATTTAGGTGAAATTAACGGTAATTTCTGGCAGACGGAAAATCTTTATCAGGCATTTTTATATTACAAACCTTTCGGTAGAAATTATGATGGTTTGGCTGGATACGGAGAATTCAGAACACCGGTAAGGTAA
- a CDS encoding MBL fold metallo-hydrolase, which translates to MFQIQAFVFNFASENTYVLFNENKNAWLIDPGNMNEQETKAIKSFITENGLKIEKIILTHAHIDHVLGLQWAFDTFKIPVTMHQEDQEVLDMLQASGARFGFQIPAVKVDTEYINEGDELDFDGEKFKIYHVPGHSPGSVVYHNETQKFMISGDVLFEGSIGRTDLYKGNYDQLIDGIKTKLFVLDDETQVFSGHGNPTTIGFEKQYNPFLR; encoded by the coding sequence ATGTTTCAAATACAGGCCTTCGTGTTCAATTTTGCAAGTGAAAATACTTATGTTCTTTTTAATGAAAATAAAAACGCCTGGTTGATCGATCCGGGAAATATGAATGAGCAGGAAACCAAAGCTATCAAAAGTTTCATTACAGAAAATGGATTGAAGATTGAAAAAATCATATTGACTCACGCTCATATTGACCATGTTTTGGGTCTCCAATGGGCTTTTGATACGTTTAAAATACCTGTAACGATGCATCAGGAAGATCAGGAAGTTTTAGATATGCTTCAGGCAAGCGGAGCAAGGTTTGGCTTTCAGATTCCTGCAGTAAAAGTTGATACCGAATACATCAATGAAGGTGATGAACTGGATTTTGATGGAGAAAAATTTAAAATCTATCATGTTCCGGGACATTCTCCGGGAAGCGTGGTTTATCATAATGAAACTCAAAAATTTATGATTTCCGGTGATGTTTTGTTTGAAGGAAGCATCGGAAGAACAGATCTGTACAAAGGAAATTATGATCAATTAATTGATGGAATTAAAACCAAACTTTTTGTTTTGGATGATGAAACGCAGGTTTTTTCAGGTCACGGAAACCCTACAACAATTGGTTTTGAGAAACAGTATAATCCATTTTTGAGATAA